The genomic region ATACAAGTTCTTCGCCGTCGGGAAGCAGCGAAATGGACAGGTACAGGATATTGCTCGCCGCGTCCAGCGCCTGGAGAAAATAGGAAGGATGCTCCCGGAACAGTTCCTGAATGGAAGAAAAAACCTTTCTTAAACGGTCGGGATCAAATTCCTCATATGCCGAAACTATATCGTTTTTAAATATTGATATATTGAAAATGTTTTTAACCGGATTCTTAAGATCCAGTTCGTCAAAAAAGCACAGCGGCCTATCCGGTGAAGACATGCTGAAAATCTGCCTGGCATCCATAAATGAAGCGGAAATATCCAGCGGATTCTCCACAAATCTTCCAACTGAGCCGTGTATTGACGCGCCATAATAATTATTAAGCATTTCCATGGTGTTTTTTACAGAATTGCTAATAAATGCCACATAATCGGAGATTTTGTTTTCAGGTATAAGGAATATGATCGCGAAATGTTTAATATCCAGCGCCGTGATATAGCAGTTGATATATTTCGGCAAAAGGGTTTTCACCATTTGCAACGTGCTTGAATAAAAATTAAGTTGCTGCCGTGTATCCATTGAATGAGTTTTTTGACCGGATATTTCCATATACGATGCAATATAGCCTGCCGCATTAAAGTCCAGTGAAAGGATTTGGGCCTGCAGTCTGAACTGTTCTTCGCTTTCAAACAGGTTATTCAGAAGCATGATAAAAAAGCGCTCGTGAAAAAGCAGCGTTTCAACGGGAACCGGCTGGACCTGGTATTGCGAGCTGCGTATTACTTCATCCAGTAACTGTATAGCTGTATTAATGCTTGCCTTGAGGTTTTCCTCGGTAAGTTCAAATTTCACCAGATAATCCACGGCATGAAGGGATAAAGCCTCTCTTGCCAGATGAAATTCTTCGTAGCTGGTAAGGACTATAAACAGCGGCAGACGACCGTATTTTTTCTGGCATTCCTTCATTAGTTCAAGACCGTCCATAATAGGCATTTTAAGATCGGTTATGATAATATGCGGGGAAAGTTTTTCGATAAGATTCAGTGCGTCCCTTCCGTTGGATGCAGTTCCGCATATTTCAATCCCCAGCTCCGCCCAGTCCAGCATTGACTTTATTCCTATTTGAACCAGAGGTTCATCATCCACAATCAGTAAACGAATCATTTTGATTTTAATCCTTTCCTGATAATTTTAAAATTTTCATGTTAATTTTGCAAACTCAAAATATTTTTATATATCAGGCTTTGTTTCTCCGGCGCAGGGGATACAGGGAAGGAGGATTGTCACCGTTGTGAAACTGCCTTTTCTGCTTTTAATTGATAACCCGTATTTTTCACCGAATTCAAGCCTTATCCTGTTATGCACGTTGGAAATACCGATCTTCCTGAAAAAACCCGATTTGATTTCCGATTTGTCGGTTAACACCGTTTTTATCATTTCGTCGTCCATGCCGATGCCGTCATCGGTAATGTCTATCTGAAGATCCCCCGAATCATTCCTGAATATATGAATACTTATGTTTCCTGCAGCGCCTTTGGGCTCAATTCCATGAAATATGGCATTTTCCACGATTGGCTGCAGCGTAAACCTAAGAATTCCGCAGTTCAGGAGTTTTTCATCGTCGTTTTTTATATCAATGGTTATTGCTCCGCCATAGCGGTATTTCATTATTGTATAATAATCCATCAAAAGGTTCAGTTCTTCGGAAAGGGGAACAAACTGTTTGGTTCCTTTGGATATGTTCTTTAAAAGCCTTGATAGGGCAGTTACCATTTCGGCAATTCCGGGCGCGTTCTGTACGGTTGCCATCCATTTTATGGACATCAGGGTATTGTAGAGGAAATGGGGGTTAATCTGGCTTTGCAGCATCTGGTATTCATAGTCTCTTTTCTGTTTTTCCATTTCAAGTCTCGTATTCATTAAGTTATTGATGCTTTCGGCCAGTTTGTTAATTCCACGGCCTATTTCCCCGAATTCGTTTTCCCATTCAATTGTTTTGTCTTTTGAAAAATCGCCCCGCCCGATTTTTGCCATGGTCTTCTTTAATTTGCTGACAGGGGTGTTTACCATTTTATTGAGAATCAGCGACATAAAAAAGCCAGCAAGAACTATGAATAACGAAATTAGAATTATAATCCCGATAAAAAATTTAGTCTGTGAAAAAAGTTCCCTGACGTCAATCTCACGGGTTATATAGCAATCTGCATAATTAAGCGGTCGTGTAACGTAGAAAACCTTTTGTTTGTGTCTGACATTCAACAGGGTATTATTAAATAATGTTGTAATGTTTCTGTTACTGTTACTTTCAAAAAATTCCGGTCTGAAGTCTGTCAGGATGAAGGAGCCATCTTTGTATAAGTATGTGTTTCCCGACAGGGTCAGGTATATTGATTCGGTATCACTGTGATGATACAATTCAATGGCATTGGAAAACAGCTCAGGAGATATGCAGACAAACACCCAGCCCGCAATACTGGAATCATAAAGGCTGTATATCGGACGAATGAGCGGAAGTATGGTAAGTCTGTTTTTGATTTTAAACGGATCGTATACAAACCCTGTACTGAAACTGTAGGGATTGCTGTTAAGCGCCGCCTCAAAATAATCCAGGTTTTCGACCACGTCAAATACGTCCACAACACTTGAATGTCTGATTGTTACAACCTGGACAAACTCTTTTTTATTGCTCGCCACCAACACCCTCTGAATGTATTCGGACGAATCGTTTGTATTGTACTGCTGGTTAAGGTATTCATAGACCGTTATTTTCTGCTTCGCGTTTTTTGAACCGTACATTGCGAATTCCCCTATGGTAGTGTTTGCCTGACACCAATCAGCCAGGGAAAAAATGTTTTTCAGATCGTTGTTTATTGTATCGGCAATTACCTGAAGACTGAGTTCTGCAGAATGTATCAGATTGTTACGCAGATAGTCGTCATAAACCTTGTAACTTATGCCTGCGATAAAGGATGAGAGAGCAAAGGAAAACAAAAGGGTTGAAATAATAATTTTACCCTTGATGGTTTTGATAAGCGGTTTCATTTTTCTTTCCCCGACAGTCTAAATTTACCGTATGATTCGTTTATGCCTTCGTTGTTCAGCCAAAATGCAGTTAAGATTATTATAGCATAAAATGGGCGTTAAATTAAAATTGTATATAAACGGTATAAAATTTTGCATGTTCAATGGTGTTTCGCAAAGAAGCAGGTATAAAAAAATTATGAAATAGGAAATGAAATTATAATATATGCCATTTTCCTGCGCACCCCGGTGGTTTATATTGAAATTGTCGGAAAAGCATGGTCTGTCAATTTAAAAATGTTTTTAAAAGGGAGGATCACGGTATGAGAAGCAAAAGTATTATTGTTATTCTCTGTCTGACTCTCGCAGTTGCAATGCTTGCGGGCTGCAATTCATCCAACAGAACAGGCTCCGGAACCGTTAGCCCTACAACTGCACCGGCTTCGGAAACGGGTAGTTCGGAAAAACAAAATTCCGAAACTTCAGGCGAAAAGGTAACACTTAAATGGGCGCTTTGGGACTACGAATCAACGCCGTACTGGGCTGCGCTGATTGAAGAGTATAAAAAGGTAAAACCCAATGTAACCATTGAGTATACAGACCTGGGTTCTACCGATTATATGACTGTTCTGGCGGCAGAACTTTCCGGCAGCGGCAGCCAGTTTGACGTCGTAACAATCAAGGACGTTCCGGGATACGCAACCCTGGTTCAGAAGAATACCCTTGAAGTACTGGATCCTTACATTGAAGCTGCAGGTATTGACCTGTCGGAGTACGGGAATGTTATTGATCAGATAACCGTAGACGGCAAACTGTATGAAATGCCTTTCAGAAAGGATTTCTGGGTAATATATTACAACAAGGACATTTTTGACCGCGCAGGAGTGGAATACCCGACAAACGACATGACCTTTGAGGAATACGATGCTCTTGCAAGAAAAGTAACCGACACCACTTTCGGCAATGAGGTATACGGGGCACATTATCATACATGGAGAAGTACCGTTCAGTTGTTTGGTATTCTTGACGGCAAACATTCGATTTTGGATTCCGATTATTCATTCTTTGAACCCTATTACAACATGGTACTGAATCAGATGAAAGACGGAGTTGCGATGTCGTATACCGACGTCAGCACCGAAGGGTTGCATTATTCTGCGGCATTTACAAATGGTAACGTGGCAATGATGAATATGGGTTCATGGTTTATTTCAACTCTGATTAGCGGGCTTAAAAAAGGCGATTACGATCCCGAACTGTGCGGCAACTGGGGAATTGTAAAATATCCTCATGCCGAAGGTGTTGAGCCCGGTTCAACGCTTGGCACAATCACAGGCCTTTCGGTGACAGCCGTTTCACAGCACAAACAGGAAGCCTTTGATTTCATCAAATGGGTAAGCGGTCCTGAAGGCGCTGCGATTCTGGCGGAAACAGGAAACTTCCCGGCCCTTATGACCGATGAGGCAAAATCAATAATTGCAAACCTTGACGGATTCCCGCAGGATGAACAGAGTAAGGAAGCCCTGGAAGTAACAAACCTCTATCTTGAGGTTCCGTACGCACCGAATGTTTCTGAAATAAATGCAATTCTTGATACATACCATAAGATGATTATGAGCGGCGAAATTTCGGTTGAAGACGGTATTAAAGCAATGAACGAGGAAGTTGCGAAGCTGAAGAAGTAAATACGGCCGGACACCTGATATATAAAAATCCGTTGATGCTGATGAGGGGTAAAGCCGGTGTAAAAGCCGGCTTTATTCCGTAAAATTCGGGTACAGGAGGAGAATTCGGAATGGATGCGAAAGCGGCGGAGATGCTCAGAAAGTCCCAGAAAAAAAGAAATATCAAAAAGAATCTGATAGCCTATTCCTTTATAGCTCCGAATTTTATAGGATTTGCGGTATTTACCCTTGTTCCCATGATGTTTGCGTTTTTGCTCGCTTTTCTGGAATGGGACGGAAACAACCCTATAAAATTTGTAGGTCTGGAGAATTTTAAAGCCCTGGTAAAGGACAAATTCTTTTTAGCGTCATTGAAAAACACGATTATCTACAGTATCGGGACTGTGCCGCTGACCCTTGTTACTTCGCTTCTGCTGGCGGTGGTGCTGAATCAGAATATTAAAGGACGTGCTTTTTTCAGGACATTGGGCTTTTTTCCGTATGTAGCTTCACTTGTTGCGGTTACTTCGGTATGGACGATGGTTTTCCATGCGTCAAAAGGACCGGTGAATGCAATACTTTACTATGTCTTTAAAATACCCAAAGAAAAACTGCCCAACTGGTTTGCGGGCAATCTCGTACTGCTGATGCTGATTTTGTTCAGTGTGTGGAGGTTTATGGGGTATTACATGGTAATGTTCCTGGCAGGGCTGCAAACCATCCCTAAAGAACTGTATGAGGCAGGTACAATAGACGGGGCAAATGCATGGCAGAGATTCCGGTATATTACCCTTCCCGCATTAAAGCCTACAACATTTTTGGTTACGGTAATGCTTACTATAAACTGCTTTAAAATTTACGACATAGCCATAATGCTTGCGGGTGGAAGCCAAAATACGCTGTCGGTATCGGCAATGGTATTGGTGTATTATATTTACCAGAACGCGTTTAATTTCTGGAAACTCGGCTATTCCAGCGCCGTTGCAATGGTTCTGTTTGTTCTGGTTTTCTCGGTAACCCTTATTCAGTTTAAGATACAGGAAAATTATGCGAACGAATAATGAGATATCAAGGGGTAATGACGGATGAGATCAAAAAGGAAACTGGAAATTCTGAAAAAAAGCGTACTTTATTTTATTCTGCTTATTATGTCTGCGATAATGATCCTGCCGTTTCTCTGGATGCTTTCCTCATCAGTGAAGCTGGACAGGGAAGTTTTTAACATGAACCCGTTCGTATGGATCCCCAAAAACCCGAGGTGGAAGAATTATGTTGACATATGGACTAAGGTACCTTTTTTCAAATATGTTCAGAATACCGTAATCCTGACTATTGTCGTAACGGCGTTACAGATTTTGACCAGCAGTTTTGCCGCTTATGCCTTTGCAAAACTTGATTTCAAATTGAGAAACAAACTCTTTTTCGCGTATGTTTCGACCATTGCAATGCCGTGGCAGGTGTATATGGTGCCGCAGTTTCTCATGATGAGAAGTTTCGGGCTTAACGACCGGCTGCTTGCGATTGTGTGTCTGCAGGCTTTTTCGGCATTCGGCGTGTTTTTAATGAGGCAGTTTTATCTGACCATTCCCGATTCTTTATGCGAAGCTGCAAGAATAGACGGAATGAGCGAATACGGTATATACCTGAGAATTATGCTTCCACTGTCAAAACCGGCAATTGCGACATTGACCATATTTACTTTCGTGGCTACATGGAATGACTACCTGGGTCCGCTGATTTACCTGAAGTCGCAGAATAAGAAAACCATTCAGCTTGGCCTTAAAATGTTCATAAACCAGTATTCATCCGAGTACGGGCTGATAATGGCAGGTTCGGTAATGTCGCTTATTCCTGTAATAATCGTATTTCTTTGCCTTCAGAAATATTTTGTTGAGGGTATTGCCTCCACCGGTATAAAGGGATAAAAGGTTATTCTGTAGATATTGGCCAGACACCGGTTTTAAGGATTGAATGGACGCAGTGAAGGCTGACGAAGAGAAGCCCCAGAAAGCCATAGAAGAATGGAGAAAAGCGGGCGGCGATAAAGTGATCGAAAAATTCACCGAAACATATAATTAAAATGAGAAAATAAGTATATAATGAATATATGTTAAGTTTGAGGGGATGGGTGATACTGTCTCCTCAAACTTTTATATACACGCCTAAAACATGCTTATTTTTTGACAGGAGTGATTACTAATGGATGACAGAATAGAATTACGGTGGCTTGAAGAGAACCGGGCTACTTCCCAGGGGGTTACCTGGGGAGTGCCGTGGGCAAAAGGCGTTTTAGAGAAAAATGAAGAGTTTGTCCTCGAAACAGAGACAGGCGAGCAGATTCCCGTTCAAAGCTGGCCTGTGGCGTACTGGCCCGACGGAACGGTGAAGTGGACGGGACATGCAGTCTCTTTAAAACAGAATGTTAAACGTCTGTATCTTAAAAAAGGGAATTATGAAAATATACATGACGGTATACGAATTCAGGAAACCGATACCGGTTTTGTAATTGATACAGGTTCAATCACCTGCCGGGTTAACAAATTCGGATCCAGTATAATCCATTCAATTTCAATGGGCGGGCATGTTTATTGCGAAAACGGCGTTCTTGTCTGTATCCGTGAAGAAAGAGAAGGAAGCCCCGGGAATATGCATTTTCGTGAAGAAAAATTTGAAAGTTTTGTTGAAGAAGTAATTTTGGAACAAAAAGGGCCGATACGCTGCGTTGTTAAAATTTCAGGAAAGCACAGATCATTGACGGGAACACGGCGCTGGCTTCCTTTTACCGTTCGTTTATACTTCTACAAAAGCCAAAGTTCGGTACGAATTGTTCACAGCTTTGTTTTTGACGGCGACAAGGATAAAGATTTTATTAAAGGCCTGGGGATGACTTTTGATGTCCCGCTGAAAGGCGAGTACTATAACCGGCATGTAAGGCTGGCTGGGGATACAGGTTTCTTTTCTGAAGCCATACAGCTCTTATCCACGTGGAGACCGAGAATTCCGGAAGAAATTTACAGAAGGCAGATACGGGGGGAAATCATATCTCTGGAGGATAATCCGGAAATAAAGAACAGTACCGAAGCAATTGCAGCGTGGGATGGTTTCAAACTGGTTCAGATTACAAGTGATACCTATATGATTGAAAAAAGGACACAGGAAGGCTGCTGCTGGATACATGCAGGCACCGGTCACAGATCAGCGGGCGTTGCATATGCGGGAGGGGAAAGCGGAGGCCTGGCCGCGGGAATACGCAATTTCTGGCAGAAGTATCCTGCGTCAATTGAGATACACGGCATGAAAAAAGATACTGCGGCCTTAACGTTATGGTTCTGGTCATATGATGCGCAGCCAATGGACCTGCGGCACTATGACACGGTGACTCATGTGGAAAGCCATTATGAAGGTTCGGAAGAACTTAGGAGTACGCCGTACGGCATTGCGAATACCAGTGAAATTCTTATTCAGCCGTATGAAAAAACTCCGAATTACACCGAGCTGTCGGAACTGGCCTCCTTGCTTTCTTCGCCCGGGCTTTTTGTCTGTGCTCCCGAATATTACCACAAAGTAAAGGCGTTCGGCGTATGGAGCCTTGTGGATCATTCTTCGAAGG from Thermoclostridium stercorarium subsp. stercorarium DSM 8532 harbors:
- a CDS encoding ABC transporter substrate-binding protein, with product MRSKSIIVILCLTLAVAMLAGCNSSNRTGSGTVSPTTAPASETGSSEKQNSETSGEKVTLKWALWDYESTPYWAALIEEYKKVKPNVTIEYTDLGSTDYMTVLAAELSGSGSQFDVVTIKDVPGYATLVQKNTLEVLDPYIEAAGIDLSEYGNVIDQITVDGKLYEMPFRKDFWVIYYNKDIFDRAGVEYPTNDMTFEEYDALARKVTDTTFGNEVYGAHYHTWRSTVQLFGILDGKHSILDSDYSFFEPYYNMVLNQMKDGVAMSYTDVSTEGLHYSAAFTNGNVAMMNMGSWFISTLISGLKKGDYDPELCGNWGIVKYPHAEGVEPGSTLGTITGLSVTAVSQHKQEAFDFIKWVSGPEGAAILAETGNFPALMTDEAKSIIANLDGFPQDEQSKEALEVTNLYLEVPYAPNVSEINAILDTYHKMIMSGEISVEDGIKAMNEEVAKLKK
- a CDS encoding response regulator transcription factor, giving the protein MIRLLIVDDEPLVQIGIKSMLDWAELGIEICGTASNGRDALNLIEKLSPHIIITDLKMPIMDGLELMKECQKKYGRLPLFIVLTSYEEFHLAREALSLHAVDYLVKFELTEENLKASINTAIQLLDEVIRSSQYQVQPVPVETLLFHERFFIMLLNNLFESEEQFRLQAQILSLDFNAAGYIASYMEISGQKTHSMDTRQQLNFYSSTLQMVKTLLPKYINCYITALDIKHFAIIFLIPENKISDYVAFISNSVKNTMEMLNNYYGASIHGSVGRFVENPLDISASFMDARQIFSMSSPDRPLCFFDELDLKNPVKNIFNISIFKNDIVSAYEEFDPDRLRKVFSSIQELFREHPSYFLQALDAASNILYLSISLLPDGEELVSGIFKDHPQNYRCLFTLNTTEQILQWLNTLFEGLYSYFTSKKKDYKNRIVLNAKQYIRNNYTKKLTLNEVAAALGISPGYLSLLFKKYSDCGFIDYVNQVKIQEAKRLMTEKDMKIYEVANFLGFDNAFYFSKVFKKVEGCSPTAYKAKHTKSGDGLSVSPPTD
- a CDS encoding carbohydrate ABC transporter permease, whose amino-acid sequence is MRSKRKLEILKKSVLYFILLIMSAIMILPFLWMLSSSVKLDREVFNMNPFVWIPKNPRWKNYVDIWTKVPFFKYVQNTVILTIVVTALQILTSSFAAYAFAKLDFKLRNKLFFAYVSTIAMPWQVYMVPQFLMMRSFGLNDRLLAIVCLQAFSAFGVFLMRQFYLTIPDSLCEAARIDGMSEYGIYLRIMLPLSKPAIATLTIFTFVATWNDYLGPLIYLKSQNKKTIQLGLKMFINQYSSEYGLIMAGSVMSLIPVIIVFLCLQKYFVEGIASTGIKG
- a CDS encoding sensor histidine kinase yields the protein MKPLIKTIKGKIIISTLLFSFALSSFIAGISYKVYDDYLRNNLIHSAELSLQVIADTINNDLKNIFSLADWCQANTTIGEFAMYGSKNAKQKITVYEYLNQQYNTNDSSEYIQRVLVASNKKEFVQVVTIRHSSVVDVFDVVENLDYFEAALNSNPYSFSTGFVYDPFKIKNRLTILPLIRPIYSLYDSSIAGWVFVCISPELFSNAIELYHHSDTESIYLTLSGNTYLYKDGSFILTDFRPEFFESNSNRNITTLFNNTLLNVRHKQKVFYVTRPLNYADCYITREIDVRELFSQTKFFIGIIILISLFIVLAGFFMSLILNKMVNTPVSKLKKTMAKIGRGDFSKDKTIEWENEFGEIGRGINKLAESINNLMNTRLEMEKQKRDYEYQMLQSQINPHFLYNTLMSIKWMATVQNAPGIAEMVTALSRLLKNISKGTKQFVPLSEELNLLMDYYTIMKYRYGGAITIDIKNDDEKLLNCGILRFTLQPIVENAIFHGIEPKGAAGNISIHIFRNDSGDLQIDITDDGIGMDDEMIKTVLTDKSEIKSGFFRKIGISNVHNRIRLEFGEKYGLSIKSRKGSFTTVTILLPCIPCAGETKPDI
- a CDS encoding carbohydrate ABC transporter permease, whose product is MDAKAAEMLRKSQKKRNIKKNLIAYSFIAPNFIGFAVFTLVPMMFAFLLAFLEWDGNNPIKFVGLENFKALVKDKFFLASLKNTIIYSIGTVPLTLVTSLLLAVVLNQNIKGRAFFRTLGFFPYVASLVAVTSVWTMVFHASKGPVNAILYYVFKIPKEKLPNWFAGNLVLLMLILFSVWRFMGYYMVMFLAGLQTIPKELYEAGTIDGANAWQRFRYITLPALKPTTFLVTVMLTINCFKIYDIAIMLAGGSQNTLSVSAMVLVYYIYQNAFNFWKLGYSSAVAMVLFVLVFSVTLIQFKIQENYANE